Proteins co-encoded in one Candidatus Magasanikbacteria bacterium RIFOXYB2_FULL_38_10 genomic window:
- a CDS encoding cold-shock protein: MKGTIKSIISDKHFGFITPEDGSKDVFFHESGLQGVQFSELRSGDAVNFDQEQSEKGPRAINVTRA; the protein is encoded by the coding sequence ATGAAAGGTACTATCAAAAGTATTATTTCTGATAAACACTTTGGCTTTATTACCCCTGAAGATGGTTCAAAAGACGTGTTCTTCCATGAATCAGGTCTTCAAGGAGTTCAATTCTCTGAATTGAGATCCGGTGATGCCGTCAATTTTGATCAGGAACAATCTGAAAAAGGTCCTCGTGCCATCAATGTCACCCGCGCCTAA
- a CDS encoding RNA-binding protein codes for MAKKLYVGNMSYSTTVDSLKQAFSQAGTVANATIITDKFSGRSKGFGFVEFENDAEADNAVAMFNGKELDGRTLTVNEARPLQPRAPHGSR; via the coding sequence ATGGCAAAGAAACTCTATGTCGGCAACATGTCATACAGCACTACTGTGGATAGCTTAAAACAAGCTTTTTCACAGGCTGGTACAGTTGCCAATGCCACCATCATCACTGACAAGTTCTCTGGACGCTCTAAAGGTTTTGGTTTCGTCGAATTTGAAAACGACGCCGAAGCTGATAATGCCGTTGCTATGTTCAATGGTAAAGAGCTCGATGGTCGCACTTTGACCGTTAATGAAGCCAGGCCTTTACAGCCTAGAGCTCCTCACGGTTCTCGCTAA
- a CDS encoding epimerase has translation MHFLITGGSGFLGINLIRYLLNKSHRITSLDLVEFDYPEKDKIRAIIGDIRKRDDVIKSLEGADMVVHCAAALPLYTKEEIFSTDVEGTRIVLEESLKKGIKRVIHISSTAVYGIPDHHPLIENDKLQGVGPYGEAKILAEQVGEEFRKKDLCVPIIRPKSFIGPERLGVFALFYDWARTGHNFPMLGSGNNHYQLLDVEDLCEAIYLCITLPKEKVNDTFNIGAKQFTTMKEDYQVVLDSAGFGKKIIGLPATPAIWALRFLEKMHLSPLYKWVYETASKDSFVSIEKAEHILGYAPKFSNKNALMRNYKWYLANLKNFEGKSGISHRVPWKQGILALAKWVF, from the coding sequence ATGCATTTTTTAATCACTGGCGGCTCGGGCTTTCTGGGCATCAACTTAATTCGTTATCTTTTAAATAAAAGTCACCGAATCACTTCTTTGGATCTGGTTGAATTTGATTATCCGGAAAAAGATAAAATCCGTGCCATTATTGGTGATATTAGAAAAAGAGATGATGTAATTAAATCTTTAGAAGGTGCGGATATGGTAGTGCATTGTGCCGCCGCCCTGCCTCTTTACACTAAAGAGGAAATTTTTTCCACTGATGTTGAAGGAACCAGGATTGTTTTGGAAGAATCTTTAAAAAAAGGAATTAAAAGAGTAATCCATATATCCTCTACGGCTGTTTATGGCATTCCCGATCACCATCCACTGATAGAAAATGATAAACTGCAAGGAGTGGGTCCATACGGCGAGGCCAAAATTTTAGCTGAACAAGTTGGCGAAGAATTTAGAAAGAAAGATTTATGCGTGCCCATCATTCGTCCCAAATCTTTTATCGGCCCGGAACGTTTGGGAGTTTTTGCCCTATTTTATGATTGGGCCAGAACCGGACATAATTTTCCTATGCTGGGTAGCGGCAATAATCATTATCAGTTGTTAGACGTAGAAGATTTGTGTGAGGCAATTTATTTGTGCATAACCTTACCAAAAGAAAAAGTTAATGATACTTTCAATATCGGCGCCAAACAATTCACCACGATGAAAGAAGATTATCAGGTGGTTTTGGATTCAGCGGGATTTGGCAAAAAAATAATTGGCTTACCGGCTACTCCGGCTATTTGGGCATTACGATTTTTAGAAAAAATGCATCTGTCCCCTCTTTACAAATGGGTTTACGAAACGGCCAGTAAAGATAGTTTTGTTTCCATAGAAAAAGCTGAACATATTCTGGGGTATGCACCAAAATTTTCCAATAAAAACGCTTTAATGAGAAATTATAAATGGTATCTGGCTAATTTAAAAAACTTTGAAGGTAAATCTGGGATCTCTCATCGTGTACCTTGGAAACAAGGAATTCTGGCCCTGGCCAAGTGGGTGTTTTAA
- a CDS encoding DNA polymerase III, subunit gamma and tau, which produces METLYRKYRPQLWEDLTGQDHVKLTLEKALILNKLAHAFLFAGPKGSGKTSSARLLAKALNCKKRASESAEPCNTCSSCQEITLSRSLDVLEIDAASNTGVDNVRENIIDTARLSPTKSKHKIFIIDEVHMLSASAFNALLKIIEEPPIHVFFILATTEPFKIPPTILSRCQRFDFKKVDLAKIKEKLKKICAQEKIEIESKVLERIAHQSDGCLRDAENLLGQILALGEKKITEKEASLVLPRSNWKEIFSFLEHLVNREAGPAVILINQLMEDGIDLFHFMEDLISAARYLLLTKLNTNLSFIAEELEEEELKKLGSLASKIEAGLLGKMIETFIKQKSFLRSTHIPQLPIEVAIVEICYSGAPAITLKEEFSPTPTSKSYGYPPEKKVIPKKEEEKTNPTQTVKEKKTELKTAEILAVEAESVDLPPANITFETVKEKWEIFLKKVQEYNHSLPFILKMGEPQDLRGKILRISFRYTFHKDKINEHKIKVIAEKALNDVLGGNLTIEGVYNPEKNNAVEEIDKPLEKADNGLVSSLIESFGGQLAE; this is translated from the coding sequence ATGGAAACATTATACAGAAAATACCGACCTCAGCTTTGGGAAGATTTAACAGGACAAGATCATGTTAAACTTACTTTAGAAAAAGCCTTAATTCTTAATAAATTGGCTCACGCTTTTCTTTTTGCCGGCCCTAAAGGTAGTGGCAAGACTTCCTCCGCCAGGCTCTTAGCTAAGGCCTTAAATTGCAAAAAACGCGCTTCAGAATCAGCCGAGCCTTGTAATACTTGTTCTTCCTGCCAAGAAATTACCCTAAGCCGTTCTTTGGACGTGCTGGAAATTGATGCCGCTTCCAACACCGGTGTAGATAATGTCAGAGAAAACATCATAGATACAGCTCGTCTTTCCCCCACCAAATCTAAACATAAAATTTTTATCATTGACGAGGTGCATATGCTCTCGGCCTCGGCCTTTAATGCTCTCTTAAAAATAATAGAGGAACCGCCGATACATGTATTTTTCATCTTAGCCACTACCGAACCATTTAAAATTCCGCCCACCATTCTTTCTCGTTGCCAGCGTTTTGATTTTAAAAAAGTTGACCTGGCTAAAATTAAAGAAAAATTAAAAAAAATCTGCGCTCAAGAAAAAATAGAAATAGAAAGTAAAGTCTTGGAAAGGATAGCCCACCAAAGCGACGGCTGTCTGAGGGATGCTGAAAATTTATTAGGACAAATTTTAGCCTTGGGAGAGAAAAAAATTACAGAAAAAGAGGCTTCTTTGGTTCTTCCTCGTTCCAACTGGAAAGAAATTTTTTCTTTTTTGGAACATTTGGTAAACAGGGAAGCAGGACCGGCTGTTATCTTAATCAACCAATTAATGGAAGATGGCATAGACCTGTTTCACTTTATGGAAGATTTGATTTCTGCCGCTCGTTATTTGCTTTTAACCAAACTTAACACCAATTTAAGTTTTATTGCCGAGGAGCTAGAGGAAGAAGAATTAAAAAAACTGGGTTCTTTAGCTTCTAAAATAGAAGCCGGCCTTTTAGGAAAAATGATAGAAACTTTTATCAAACAAAAATCATTTTTGCGTTCCACCCATATTCCTCAACTACCAATAGAAGTAGCTATAGTAGAAATTTGTTATTCCGGCGCTCCCGCTATCACGCTAAAAGAAGAATTTTCTCCTACGCCAACATCCAAGTCTTACGGATATCCCCCAGAAAAAAAAGTCATTCCAAAAAAAGAAGAGGAAAAAACAAATCCAACCCAAACGGTAAAAGAAAAAAAAACTGAACTGAAGACAGCCGAAATTTTAGCTGTTGAAGCAGAGAGCGTTGATTTACCGCCAGCAAACATCACTTTTGAGACAGTAAAAGAAAAATGGGAAATTTTTCTTAAAAAAGTCCAGGAATATAATCACTCCCTGCCTTTTATTTTAAAAATGGGAGAACCACAAGATTTGCGTGGAAAAATTCTACGTATTTCTTTCCGTTATACCTTTCATAAAGATAAAATCAATGAACATAAGATTAAAGTTATTGCTGAGAAAGCCTTAAATGACGTTTTGGGAGGAAATTTAACCATTGAGGGTGTTTATAATCCGGAAAAAAATAATGCAGTAGAAGAGATTGACAAACCGTTAGAAAAAGCGGATAATGGCTTAGTCTCCAGTTTAATTGAAAGTTTCGGTGGACAATTGGCAGAATAA
- a CDS encoding alkaline phosphatase: MITGIIEFLGRGIIFLINALGYSGIVLTMAIESACIPLPSEIIMPFAGYLVSLGRFSLWQVAFWGAVGNLLGSWLAYAVGYFGGRPFLERYGKYILMHKDDLDLADRWFRRHGQSTVFFSRLLPVIRTFISLPAGIVKMNFWKFSIFSFLGAWPWSFLLAWVGFKMGGRWQDLRVYFHRFDLLIGVFLVAGIFLFIRRHFKK, encoded by the coding sequence ATGATTACTGGAATTATAGAATTTTTGGGAAGGGGAATAATTTTTTTGATTAATGCTTTAGGATATAGTGGCATAGTTTTAACCATGGCGATAGAAAGTGCTTGTATTCCCTTGCCTTCGGAAATTATTATGCCTTTTGCTGGTTATTTGGTTAGTCTGGGACGTTTTAGTTTGTGGCAGGTTGCTTTTTGGGGTGCCGTGGGTAATCTGTTGGGTTCATGGTTGGCATATGCCGTTGGCTATTTTGGCGGACGGCCTTTTTTAGAAAGATATGGTAAGTATATCTTAATGCATAAAGATGATCTGGATTTGGCCGATCGTTGGTTTAGACGCCATGGACAAAGCACAGTTTTTTTTAGCCGTCTTCTGCCGGTGATACGTACTTTTATTTCTCTTCCGGCTGGAATTGTCAAGATGAATTTTTGGAAATTTTCCATTTTTAGTTTTTTAGGAGCTTGGCCCTGGAGTTTTTTGTTGGCTTGGGTAGGTTTTAAAATGGGCGGTCGTTGGCAGGATCTGCGTGTTTATTTTCATAGATTTGATTTATTGATTGGAGTGTTTTTGGTTGCGGGGATTTTTTTATTCATCCGTCGTCATTTTAAAAAATAA
- a CDS encoding transketolase, with product MKQLQNLSKLIRYYIIEATTKAGSGHLTSSLSATDLMTVLFFGGVLRFDADNPQNPANDHVIFSKGHAAPLLYSLWTAAGKVSEAELLTLRQFGSTLEGHPTMRFPYTEAATGSLGQGLSVGVGLALSAKYVDKSSARTFVLLGDSEMSEGSVWEALQIASYYKLDNLVAILDVNRLGQRGETMSGHNLAVYQKRLKSFGWETIVVDGHNLNKISAGFMRSLKTKGRPIAIIAKTIKGKGVKMVENKNGWHGKPLSSEEAQTALKDLGVVDKKLKGLIIKPKETSKKTVLSAGTKKNLSVSYKLGEKKATRQAYGESLVKIFPQHPEIVVLDAEVSNSTYSEIFKNEYPKRFFEMFIAEQNMVGTAVGFSRVGFIPFVSTFAAFFSRAFDQIRMARYSEANIKFCGSHAGVSIGEDGVSQMGLEDIALFRSILDSVVLYPADAVATEKLVIAMTEQKGLAYLRTTRSATEVIYSEKEEFIIGGSKVLRTAGASDVITLIGAGITVFECLKAQEILQKEGINARVIDLYSIKPLDSKTLIKAAQETKALVVVEDHYEAGGIGEAVRSALGDLAGKVISLAVHKMPQSGKPTELLDYEDISSKAIMERVKLIIK from the coding sequence ATGAAACAACTACAAAATCTTTCTAAATTAATTAGATATTATATTATTGAAGCTACCACTAAAGCCGGTTCCGGTCATTTAACTTCTTCTCTGTCGGCCACAGATTTAATGACTGTTCTGTTTTTTGGGGGCGTTTTACGTTTTGACGCCGATAATCCGCAAAATCCCGCCAATGACCATGTTATTTTTTCTAAAGGTCACGCCGCGCCACTGTTGTATTCTTTATGGACGGCCGCCGGCAAGGTAAGCGAGGCAGAGCTCTTAACATTGCGTCAATTCGGCTCTACTTTAGAAGGCCACCCTACTATGCGTTTTCCTTATACCGAGGCCGCCACCGGTTCTTTGGGTCAAGGCTTGTCAGTAGGTGTAGGGTTGGCTTTATCGGCCAAGTATGTGGATAAGTCTTCTGCGCGCACTTTTGTTCTTTTAGGAGACAGTGAAATGTCCGAGGGTTCGGTTTGGGAAGCATTACAAATAGCTTCTTATTACAAACTGGATAATTTAGTGGCTATTTTAGATGTTAATCGTTTGGGCCAAAGAGGGGAAACCATGTCCGGACACAATCTGGCCGTTTATCAAAAAAGATTAAAATCTTTTGGCTGGGAAACGATAGTTGTTGATGGTCACAATCTGAATAAAATTTCAGCCGGTTTTATGCGGTCATTAAAAACTAAAGGCCGGCCAATAGCCATAATCGCCAAAACCATTAAGGGCAAGGGTGTTAAGATGGTGGAAAATAAAAATGGTTGGCATGGAAAACCTCTTTCATCAGAGGAGGCACAGACAGCTCTTAAGGATTTGGGCGTGGTAGATAAAAAATTAAAAGGCTTGATTATTAAGCCTAAAGAAACTTCAAAAAAAACAGTATTATCGGCTGGGACTAAAAAAAATTTATCAGTTTCTTATAAATTGGGAGAAAAGAAAGCTACACGACAAGCCTATGGTGAGTCTTTAGTTAAAATTTTTCCGCAACATCCAGAGATAGTAGTGCTTGATGCTGAGGTTAGTAATTCAACTTATTCGGAAATTTTTAAAAATGAATATCCCAAAAGATTTTTTGAGATGTTTATTGCTGAACAAAATATGGTAGGAACGGCAGTGGGCTTTTCACGAGTTGGTTTTATTCCCTTTGTTTCCACTTTTGCCGCTTTTTTTAGTCGCGCTTTTGATCAAATTAGAATGGCGCGGTACAGTGAGGCTAATATTAAATTTTGTGGATCGCATGCCGGAGTTTCTATTGGTGAAGATGGGGTTTCACAAATGGGTTTGGAAGATATTGCTTTATTTCGTTCCATTTTGGATTCGGTAGTTTTATACCCTGCGGATGCTGTGGCTACGGAAAAATTAGTTATAGCCATGACAGAACAGAAAGGTTTGGCCTATTTGCGTACCACTCGGTCAGCTACGGAAGTGATCTATTCAGAGAAAGAAGAATTTATAATTGGTGGATCAAAAGTTTTACGTACGGCAGGTGCTAGTGATGTTATTACTTTGATCGGCGCCGGTATTACTGTTTTTGAATGTTTAAAGGCGCAGGAAATTTTACAAAAAGAGGGGATTAACGCCAGGGTGATTGATTTGTATTCCATCAAACCTTTAGATAGTAAAACACTAATTAAAGCGGCTCAAGAAACCAAGGCTTTGGTTGTCGTAGAGGATCATTATGAGGCTGGAGGAATTGGCGAGGCCGTACGCTCGGCTTTGGGGGATCTGGCCGGTAAGGTTATTTCCTTGGCTGTGCATAAAATGCCTCAAAGTGGCAAACCAACAGAACTGCTAGATTATGAAGATATTTCCAGTAAGGCAATTATGGAGAGGGTTAAGTTAATTATAAAATAA